In Hyalangium gracile, the genomic stretch CGTAGATGTACGAGGGCGGCGTGGTGCGCCAGAACTGGTTGGCCTGCAGCAGGCCGTAGCGCGTGTTGTAGTTGACCTGAACCCAGTCACTCCACTCCACGCCGATGGGCTGGCGGTTGGCGTCCACGGGCCGCGCGCGGAAGAGGGTGACGCTGTTGTAGACGCCCGCGCCCAGGTGGCTCAGGCTGGTCACGCTGACCGGGTAGGTGCCGTTCGTGACGCTCACGTAGAAGGTGCCCTGCAGGTTGAAGGGGTAGCTGCCGAGCGCCACGTATCCAGGAGTGTTGGATGCGTTCGTGATCGTCTTGTGCTCGTACTGCACCTGGCCGGTGAAACCCTCCACGGGGAAGCGGTCAGACAGCCCGTCCCCGTTGGTGTCCTGGCAGCGCAGGATGCCCATCGTGAAGGCATAGCGGCTGGGCACCGCCACATAGCTCTTGCTCGCCCGCATGATGAGCTTGTTGCAAGGCGGGTTGCCGGCACTGTTCAGCGCGGCCTCGGCGGAGGCCTCGCTCCCGGCGCTCGGAGCAGCGGGGCCCTCCGTCTGCGGCGCGGGGCCACAGGCCGACGCTCCCAACAGGCTGCAGAGCGTCAGGGCGACCATCGTTGTCATGCGTGTGTCTCTCATGGCTCTTCCTTTCTCCTCTTTCTCGAAGCGCGCTGCCCGCGCGGACCGCCGGCCCTGTACTGCCCGGTCCCTCGCCACGGCAGGCGCCCTGGTGACTCCCCCCGCCATGTTGTCGCATGCAGTTCGTCGGAGTTGCTGGGCGCGCACAAAAAAAGGCCGTGAATTCAGATACTTAGAAACCAATCCACCCATGTCCCAGAGAGGGGACAGCTCACTATCTCCGAACGCCTCCGACTTCGACGTGTGGAAACCTCTTTCATGCAGCGGCCACCTCTGGGCTCAAGACATCAGCTCGCTCCGGTTGAGGAGGTGGGTACCGCCCCCGGGCATTGCCCGTCTTGGTGACGAGGCCCTTCTACACGCGCCCGAATCTCTTTCGGATGCGCCAGTTCTACGAGGCCTACCGCTCGAACCGAAGGCGTTGATTCTACCGGCGCCGGTCCGGCTCGCTCCGCCCAGCCGCTTGTGTTATAGAGCAGCTACCGGTCTGCAGCTCACCGAGGCGTCGCCGCCCCGCAAGGGGAGCTAAACCTGCACTCTCTTGTGACACGCACTTATCCCCGTGCCGAGTCGTAAGCCGGCGACCACCGACATCCTGATTGGAACGGCGCATACGAGGATAAGCCATGTCCCGACTCGCCCTCCCCTTGGAGGTCGCCGATCTCTCGGCGTTCGCCCGCTCGCTCCGCGACCAGCTCGAAAAACTCGAGCACAAGCCGAGCCACGTGGAGATGCTCAACCTGCTGTGCCGCGCGGCTGGATTCCGGAACTACCAGCACTTCCGCGCCGACTCGGAGGCCAGGCAACGCCTCGCCTCGCCACAGGAAGTGAAGCCCATTCCCGACCACCAGCTCATCGAAAAGGTCGCGCGACATTTCGACGAGGAGGGGCGCCTGCTGCGCTGGCCGGCCAAGGCCCCTCACCTGAAGCTCTGCCTCTGGGCGCTCTGGGCGCGCATTCCGAGCAGCCGCGTCCTCACCGAACGCGAGATCAGCGAGCTGTTGAACCGCTGGCACCTGTTCGGCGATCCCGCCGTGCTGCGCCGGGCGCTGTTCGAGGCCGGCTTCGTCGACCGGACCCAGGACGGCCGTCAGTACCGGCGCATCGAGCAGAAGCCACCGGTCGAGCTCAGCGCGTTGCTGGCCCGTGTGAGCACCCTCGCCGCCTAGACACGTCTCCCGTCGAGCCGCGAGGACACGACAACGCCCCCGGTCGCCAGCCTGGAGGCGTTGGGTGCGAGCATGAAGATCATCAGCCCGCTGTGGCCACCTGCGGCCAGCGTGTTGTGCTCGATTGGAGACTTCGTCATTCCGGCCAGGCGGGAAAGATCTTTCGGCTTTA encodes the following:
- a CDS encoding DUF2087 domain-containing protein; the encoded protein is MSRLALPLEVADLSAFARSLRDQLEKLEHKPSHVEMLNLLCRAAGFRNYQHFRADSEARQRLASPQEVKPIPDHQLIEKVARHFDEEGRLLRWPAKAPHLKLCLWALWARIPSSRVLTEREISELLNRWHLFGDPAVLRRALFEAGFVDRTQDGRQYRRIEQKPPVELSALLARVSTLAA